AGTCTTCTTGGGTTGAGACTGCATGTGTGGAGAATATGTGATAGTGAAACCATGTGAGTGTCAGCTGATGTGGAGTAAGTTGTGAATGTTCCCCTCAGATGTTGGAGGGATGAGCTGCCTGCTCTGAGGAAGCTCTTTGTTATCTGCATTATGTAAGCCGGCCGGACCGCCTGCAGCTGATTCTATTAACGGCTGCAGCACAGACGCCAGGAAGGTTTTTACTCCAACTTGTATTACTCTGTCTATTCAGCTGCAGCGCCTCCTACAGCCTGAAAACTGTCCCTACACACACTGAAATAGAGATTCTGTCATAAttcaacagctgtgtttgttacTCAGTATTCTCAAATAACCTCATTTCATGATGTAAGTATCTAAATTCAGACATTGTGAACTACAACTGGAATTGTTTCTCGCAGTTTAGAACTAAAATAAGCAGATTAACATGCCATCAATTAATCATTGGTCGTTATTTGAGCTGAAATGGCAAACAGCCTCTAGTTTtaacttcttaaatgtgaggatttgctgttatTCTTTGTTTCATATCGTTGTAAATTAAACATCTTTGGGTTTTCtgacaaaataagatatttGAAGGCGATGGAGCAACTGTTGTAGTTAGACttcattgataatgaaaatacttGTTATTTGCAGCTCGTTATTCGTAGTCTGAGGAATTAACCAGGGTCATAAATCAGACACTAATGGATaataacagattttatttttacaatttagCAGAATAAACTTTGAAAAACTTGCAACAAAATGATGTCAAGTAGAAttgtgtaggagatacactaataataaacactcgttaatggggcaccacctccgttatttggtctatttgaataatccggaggtaattaatcaaattcgactggacaagtttaacttgtatcaattctaatcaatttcagatcaatttattcatctcatatatgaagcagtgagattctacacatatccatcggttctccacattaaaaacaaacctgcacagacaacgacatgcggttaaatatgtttattgactaaataattcaggttgaataaatgaaatggcaatttaaatgaataacacaggtaacaggaaatgtgaaataactaggtcatgggttattagtggaatatgggctgatggtgagattatgggttaggttgaagcatttaaatattacggtagtaatttttaatactaacgagaccctaaccgaatttctcttaagctaaaagattagaaccagagccatataccatctcatgtatcatgtgtgaatccagctgttgtgagtgatggagagcctactttctcagccgagttgcggggccgcggcagcggattccctcgggtgatttgcgactctagctggcggtccgatggccggggtcagctcgtccggtatcagtcggttgggcacctcggtccgttgtcttaggaagagggcagctggtcccgtaccgatccggtgcagatcttggctcaatgcccagcgggatggtaccgctagcgagcgctgggggcttgtcaaagagtctgtctttcgttggaaaccgcttgcacggtctcggacacagcaagttgctgtgtcgtgatgatgattgtgataaagatgttcttcttcgtttcttcgagtggttttcaggctctgactttataaactaaatctaacttcttgaataaaataactgaggacgatacgttgatcaggcggatcttccgttgttagttaatgcaagataatctaaattaagttcacttcttcaaaagcaggttacgatacttaactgtataaaacaaattaaaacagaacttcgttctggtacaaacttaataaaagaagctaatcaatactgcgaaaaatataaagtgagaaaaatcaacgcgtgagcacttctgatgagatcgctgtcttggagcgtgtttcaaagtaaagtaaagagcttcaaaataagttacaaaagaaaaacttaaacaaaactttttaaaaacaaaacaaaaacaaaactaaacaaaaaactaaactgactcgagagacgtgatctctccgttttattattcgcaaatcgaggcgtgtctaggcggggcttaccggcttttatctccaagatttagtggaggtgttaagattcacagaaactcactgaactaaaccgtgcttcaccttctcagtttctcaccatggctcaatagatgtactttgtctatcatgacaaggattatgacgtgattaaacattaattatacatattcagcttaatacttgttaaaacaaagacatatcagagtcatttactggttataaccatgaacatattaaacagaatatttctcgtccaactgtatcaggactcaccatcaggaggtgctgtggttccaccgaacacagtacagattaaacattaaaatttgatctcagtcaatcttaatcgtagagaaacgggagaaagatcagttttatgagcttctcttactgtttcttaatatgttagaaataagattgtgagatactgacttaatggttaattagacatggtctgaaatctggaagaatacagaggccatttgaatggaatgtgagcagatagcatccagatgtgtcataaatttaaagaagacagagtaacagcatagaaaaacacgtcagaaggtgtccgatgtccactctgtgaatgtttgtggatcagaagtcatggagcagagagagaaataggtagaaagtgatcaggcgtgttacttaatctgcaaatgtaaagacattgtattaacacatcctCTGATGACATTggttcgtccctcctggtgaactgtcacaggactcacatgacctgtgtgaggaggttctggtcaaagggaaaagagagttcagaaatgggagtttagttgtaaattaattaaaactgtcctcatttgaagtctttatggtccaggaaacactatcctctctgccaggagataagatggcacccctgtagcctgtaaatcgtcttcatccagatgaaagggttaacaagaaacaacagggcctcaagctaatgcagaggcgatggagcACATGTTCCTACAATTGATAAATATTTAACTTGTATAATTTAGTTGTTCGCTTATTATTTTTGAAATGGCGTCGTCGTCCAGTGCTTAGATATGTTTCAACAAGTTTACATCTTCTCATTAATAACATGTTTGTATGAAATCTATTATTGGACTGTTATTAAGGAGCCACCCCgaaaactgtcagtttgttgcTCAAATACACTTCAGCAGAGTTTGGGTTTGAATCCTTTTGTGATGCTGTTCTGATTGTTCTCCAGCTGCAGGAGACGGTGAAGAGGAAGTTGGAGAGCGCCAGTTCTCCGATGGGCAGAGATCAGGTCAACGGTTTCAGCGACGGTTTCCCCCCCAACAAGAAGGCCTGTCTGGACAACGGCACCGCCAATGGCTCCCCACTGGACTCCAAGCTGGGCATCAGCGACGCACTCAACTCTAACGGCACTCACAGGCCGGCGGGCGAGTCGACGGACAGCGGCAGGGAGTCGGTCTCAGACTTCCATCGGAAGGAGATGAAGCAGGAGCCCGATGACATCCTGCCCATCATGCCTCCATCGGGAGGAGGCAACAACAGCCTGTTCCCTGACCTGAACCTGAATGAGCAGGAGTGGACGGagctgatggaggagctgaACTGCTCTGTGGCGATAGAGGACATCCAGGACATTCTCAACGACGGCTTCGAGGACCGCAAAGACCCTCTGGAGCTGGCACCGACTCCGGGTGGAGCTGGGGCggtgggaggaggagcaggaggagcagcaggaggtggaggaggccaGTCGTCTCAGGGTCTGCTCCCTCCTGATCTGGTCAGCGTGAAGTCGGAGTTCTCCCCGGCGTCGGTGGCCTTCGAGCAGGACTCTCGCACGGGCTCCCCCCACGTCAGGTCCACCTCCTCTGGGCCTCCTCCTCACCCCACCAGCTCCCCTGtcgcctcctcctctgcctcatcCCCGGCTCTGCCCCCGTCTCAGCCAGCTCCTCCCCCCAGACAGCTTCAGCCTCCCCCCAACCACCTCCTCCCTCCGGGTCCCCCGGTGCCTAAAGACCTGTCCCCTgcccagcagctgcagcagctggccGCCCAGCAGCAGAGGGCCCAGCATCTCCATGGCCAGATGCAGCACAAACAGCCGCAGCCAGGGGCCAAGTTCCACAACCAGGGGCCCCATGCCCACCCCCCGCCTTGGCCCCAGATGGCAAACACCTCTCAGAGCCCACTAGGGGGCGCGTTTGGTATGGACAAGCCCACGAGCCCCTCTCTGTACCCCCAGGACTTCAACCCCAGCGGGcagaaacagctgctgatgCCTAGTCAGCCCAACAAAGTGTCTCCCAAGGCAGGGGCTGGCAGCTACATGCAGGGGCCCACCGGACACCCCAACATGCTGGGGCACCCGACTTCAGGGCCTCCCCTCAGCCATGCGCCGGCCCCTGGGGCTCAGGCCTCGGCCGCCATGCTGAGCTACAACAACACCAAACCTCTGTCGCACTTTGAGGCGGGGCCCGGACCGCCGCGGCCCCCCAACACCCAGAGCCAGAACAAGGCGGCGCTGCTGACGCTGCTCCGACAGCAGCAGATCAAACAGAAGAACAGCATGAACTTCCGCCAGcacatcccacacacacaggtaagaCACACATGAATAATGTACCCTGTTAACTGCCCTGCTCAacagcaaagaaacacagaagatGCTCAACTTCTTTTTTACACTTGTGTGATTtcagtgacatttaaagaaagttttaaagaaagaaacttCTGGTTCagcacccggctaacttgaattgggataaaataatttaatcgtgtgGCTCTTCTGGACTTTCCACATTTTATTGGACcctaaaaaaaatgcttctttcacaatgttggcttatggaaaaaagtattttttggcctcagtgcatcacgtgacgatgtagttacacagtttggccactatggAAACTGGCTTCAAAGACTGGCGTTCTTCCTGGGGCCTTGATCAGAGCACTACAACAATAACAAGCTGTACAAACTGATCAGAGTGTTCCTGCTCTGCTTTCATAACCAGGCCAACAGCACATTCCtggactgtaacacacacacacacacacacacacacacttcataccGCTTCATTTCCCAGATCGGAATGAATAAGAGCAGGTCTGCAGATTCTTACTTCGTACAACAGACTTCATGACTAGTTGCTAGTGGTTCActttaatattaaatgtttatctGATAGATGAACCCAAACTCAGTTCTGACCTCCCACACAGCTGTAGTGGACTGATGAACAGACTGAACAATGAGAGTCtgttgcagcagcagagtcctgcTGCCTCATTCAGTTTGGacccaaaagaaagaaagggaggtCTGTTAACTTTCTCAGATTTTATGTTGTAGATTCAGTGATGGCAGGCGGGATTTATGGAGGACAACTTTTTTAAGTCTGTCAGGATTTTTACTGACTCCAGTCTGTTGTTTTGCTCCTGTTGTCTCTGATAGTTACggaccagctatgtagttaatgaggagatctcgaattaattatatggttatctcgggaaaacaaagtttcgttatcttgagatctcgagaaaattatcccgttatctcgggaaaacggcagttgttatttcaagataataactcgagatctcgagaaaacaaatgaaattaactcgttttcacgggaaaacggaggaaataaaatgtatgaatgcatggccctttagggcttccgtagatagTGGACCTGCTGGTTTGGTGTCCACAGAAATCACACTAAATGGATGTGATGGGTACACGTTGTTTCttacaaatatattaaaatgtttgaattatGAAGTTGAAGCttaattaatgaaaaaagttgaaaatgtaataaatgacGCGCTGGAAAAAGTTTCGCTTTAAGTCTAATGGCTTGTGTCCATCcaattttgttttgtgactgGTTACAGATTTACGCCCCCTAGTGTTCAGCGCAAGGAAATGCATGTCTTTACAGATGGATAAACGCCACCGCTAACATGAGAGAGGGAAgctagtttttttgtttttcgcaTGCCCACAGGTCATTATCGAGACAAAAACATGACCAATGATTCATGGAGACAAATGAATAATCCAGTTTTGTTGAACGTATGAACCACTAACATAATGCAATTAGACTATTTGTTACATAGCTAGCATGCTACTTTCATCAACCAGTTTGCTAATTCGTTTATACTTCCTGTGGCACATAGTGAACGAGGTCTTACTGAAATCCAAAAGTGAAAAGTTTTCAATGTACTCGAGGGATATTATGGACTGAAAAcagcaataacaaaaaaatggaaGGAGGAGTTTTGCAGCTACATCAGAGATCTTGGAGGTTCCCATAGATATGAATGGACTTGATTAGACTCTCATACACACAGCTACGTGGAAATGAGACGTAAGCCTTGAGTTTAGTGGAAGCATCAATTGAAATGTGATCAATCGAGCTGGAAGTgtgaaacatcagaaacatcagtTTTAAGTCAATATTTCAGTTGAAGTGGCAGCACTGAAGTTCAAGTATGTGCACcgtaattaaaatataatttggtGTGTAAACAGTGTAAGAGATGAAAACAGTTAAATACCagttaatgaataaaaatgagttCAGGAGTCACTTGATGTAGCAGTTGAAAACAGTTTAGATAAGTTGATAAAAAAGCTGAATTGACTTTTTGTGTCAAAGACTAAAATTCAGACAAACTACTTCCTGATGATTGAGCCTCTGTTAGAGATGTGAAGTTTGTCCTGAAGAGGGCGCTACAGGAACACTTCTGGAGTCATTAACTTTTATACGTCTGAGGAAGGAGACATTTCTTATCAGTCtcttagatttttattttatttgtacaagTCACCGTCAGTTAAAATCATTAGGAATCTGTCTGTGTGGCCTCCACAGTACACGTCAGACTGGTGTGTAGCGGGCTGTACTGGTTTGAGTCCAACAGGTGCAGATGAAGACCAGTCTGGAGCAGTTTGAGTGGAGGTGAAGTCGGCCTGCAGCAGGGAGGCCTTTTGTTCAGCTGCTCTGGGCCCCACGCTCTAacatccactgtgtgtgtgtgtgtgtgtgtgtgtgtgtgtgtgtgtgtgtgtgtgtgtgtgtgtgtgtgtgtgtgtgtgtgtgtgtgtgtgaagcagctggttGCTAAGGCTCACACAGGGGGGTGAAGGGAGGCCGTGACAAAGCAGCCTTTCatattctctctctgtgtgtatttaaatttaGCTGCTCGTATTTTTCCTCTGAGCAGACGGGACACTCTGTTCCTGCTGCACTTTGTCACCAGCGTAACTCAAACTCACACCAACTTCTGTAGTTTTTGTCCTGCTAGGCTTCCTTACTCTAACATCAGCAGGGGTGaaaagtaattaagtacatttactcaagtgctgtaacCACAGAAGACTAGCTTGCGTCATGGTGTTAGATAACGGTGATCATAATACAACAAATACAGCTGATACATTTAAGTTAAGTTTACCAGACGGAtgaagttacttttcagattaagtTTATACAGATATAATGTAATTGTCACAGATTAAACTatcaaataatataatatatgtttatatgatTTTAAAGGGACCAGTTTATCCATTAGCTACTTTTACTGTCGACACTATAGGtacatttttgatgaaaaaactTTTATTCTCAAATCTTGAAtgtaatatgtaaatatgtatgtattattGTAGGTTAGAGCCAAATGTCAAACACATGACATTAATACATAACACATTAATTAAACTAATATGATTTATACCAGTGATCTTTCCTCTAGCACCCTCCTCAGGACAAACTGTACATCACTCCTCTTATTGAGGCTgtggctgtgtcccaattcaggggctgcatccttcgaagggcgcatttgaaggccaattacgtcacaacgccgccccaattcgaaggctccttcaaatgcaccccacaaatgcgaccttcttttccctctctttggaggacgcaccgctactatccttcacggcctcccatatcccaagattctttgcgcgccgctgctcagtcccgaaaacaaagaaagaaagaaaatggcgacatcaagtggcgcagatctgatatttaaatgtaggaattgggtttatactcggtttttactcatttgaacatccaacaccagatatgttaaacttcaagggacctTAAAACCTCCAAcctttttcagtcaaactcTCTACTCGTATTttcactttcgcgggcctgggcagCAGAAATCGTGACATAAGGGTAAGGGgtgggaacatctggtgacgcaaccaggcTAGcccgtcccatttaacaacgcTTGACGCGGCTTTCGAAGTGCAAAGGctgcgtccttcgaaggatgcagcccctgaattgggacacagcttgTGATGAACACTGCAGCCTTTTTAactaaatataaacataattaaatgtATAAGCTGATAAACCATCTTAGTCTCTTACTTCCTTCCTGCGTCCCTCCTTCCATCCTTTCCTCACTCCCTTGTTCACTCTTCCTCAGTGGTGAAGGTGATTGTCAGAAAATTATTTGCTGATATCATCAAGTAAAAATATCAAACTTTAGTTTGTTATATCTTCCAGAACCTGAATTTTTCTTATAGCCATTGGTCTTTATTCATGTCAATTTAATGTTGACTGAACGATAAATGATAATATTAAGAATAAAGTTATTTGTAACTTTCAAATCAAAGATGTCAAGTACCTTAAAGTACAGAAAATGAATTTGGATTAAATTAACCATAATGAAATagataaaaactgtaaaaaaaagaacaacaacactAAACTTTGGGTTAACATTAATAAAaggccttttttattttacacattctGCTACCTCAGATTagcattttaattcattttttcttttctcactacAGTATCTAATTTCTCATCCCTGCCTGAATTACTAAATACAGTCtgatttacattattattagtaACATGTTTGTATTCATGTTTATTCATATAATGCAGTCGAAGCATTTGCGCAGGATTCAATACAAAAGATGTATCgtctttttgaaaaacaaaaaggttctTCAGTCAGAGATTTCTTGGGTGAGTTGAGGGAAACTTGTTGAACCTTTTCAGAAATATCGAGAGTATTTTTTCCAgttatttacatacatttgttGAAACTGATGTTTCTAGACTTTAACTTTGAAAAATCATGGACGTTTCAGGTCCTGGAGAGGTTTTGACTCTGCTTTGGAAAGTCTTTGAATTGTTTGTGTCTGGTCTGTTTTTGCAAACCGTTAcctgtttttctcctcatgtTTAGGAAGCTTAGTGTAAATCTGAACCACCTCTCTCTGGAaacagctccctctgctggaaACATTCATAActacatctttttttaatgttatgttcTCTACCAGGACCAGAACACGTATCCTGCTCCTCCACACGGCCCGGGCCCCGGCAACACTATGACGTCTGCGCCCGGAAACAACGCCATGACGGCCCAGCCGGGGGCCAATGCCATGGCAGGTAGCCACGGAAACGGGGTGTACATGAGCAGCCAGGCAGCGGCGGTGGCGGcgctgaaacaacaacaacagcagcagcatcaacagaTCCTGgaacagcagaagcagcagcagcagtacatGCAGAGACAGCAGCTCATGGCTGAACAGGTAGAGTGGAACAGTGACACCATCAGACATTTTAACACAGCTGATAGGCTAATGATTAGCACTGATTGATCCGTCTGCAGCCCAGATTTTAACTCTCTTGTTTTTATCCGGTGCGATCAGATTATTTTCAATGAGAGAGGAAGATATTTGAAACTTTTTGCAAAATGGTGAATCAGTATCTGAATCTTATCGTATGAAATGATTAGTAAAACTGACTTTACAACTCAGTTTACAGAAAACTCAACTAGTTGACTTTTCATACACATCCAAAGACAACATACCAATAAACTGCACTAAATAATCACAAGAAAATCAGTTTATCCATATATAGTTCATCATcttctataatttacatatcTTTACATTCACTCACTGCAGAGTCAGCTAAAagcacataaacaacaaacaggtAAAagggttcttttttttttactggtgaAGTAAAATAAGCCAGTGGCTGATAAATAACATTAGTCAGAGATTcagtttcatcttttttta
This window of the Pagrus major chromosome 18, Pma_NU_1.0 genome carries:
- the maml1 gene encoding mastermind-like protein 1 isoform X2 translates to MERLRRRIELFRQHHNSCESRYENATLERLELERQQTFALHQRCLQAKAKRSNKHRQPQPSGDQSGQRAPGGGGGSAEHGDSGGTAAEQSRNSTLIALQETVKRKLESASSPMGRDQVNGFSDGFPPNKKACLDNGTANGSPLDSKLGISDALNSNGTHRPAGESTDSGRESVSDFHRKEMKQEPDDILPIMPPSGGGNNSLFPDLNLNEQEWTELMEELNCSVAIEDIQDILNDGFEDRKDPLELAPTPGGAGAVGGGAGGAAGGGGGQSSQGLLPPDLVSVKSEFSPASVAFEQDSRTGSPHVRSTSSGPPPHPTSSPVASSSASSPALPPSQPAPPPRQLQPPPNHLLPPGPPVPKDLSPAQQLQQLAAQQQRAQHLHGQMQHKQPQPGAKFHNQGPHAHPPPWPQMANTSQSPLGGAFGMDKPTSPSLYPQDFNPSGQKQLLMPSQPNKVSPKAGAGSYMQGPTGHPNMLGHPTSGPPLSHAPAPGAQASAAMLSYNNTKPLSHFEAGPGPPRPPNTQSQNKAALLTLLRQQQIKQKNSMNFRQHIPHTQDQNTYPAPPHGPGPGNTMTSAPGNNAMTAQPGANAMAGSHGNGVYMSSQAAAVAALKQQQQQQHQQILEQQKQQQQYMQRQQLMAEQEKQRQQDQQLQRHLTRPPPQYQDQPGQPANQNPFPQPPVNQFTASSQPMGSVGSMGGPAPGSQRMFPQNQGMMGMNMGQGGGPAGGVAPPTAASQADISLSSCGGGGGGAGVDVQQVLYNNMNLHPSHPNHPAHPPQQPGLQRQPLGAMSASYRQNLLAQQQHLKTQPNAAMLKQQQLAAAAARMPGSMQNSMAANLPGSMPGSMQGPQSAAWQQQLANQPPSSNSGLPPNAFNNAANSFHLQQQTRIPKMAPGSAPFGANPSGRPMGGLNPGQQMMQTNMAAAQQRAQPNPQSLGQPMANQQQTQQQQANQNQAVLPDLAPFGQPQGNSRQGLQCNQGYQVSRTANQQQQQVSFGYNVASGSFAGESELVDSLLKGQSTQEWMADLDELLASHH
- the maml1 gene encoding mastermind-like protein 1 isoform X1, which translates into the protein MMADFVTPRHSAVMERLRRRIELFRQHHNSCESRYENATLERLELERQQTFALHQRCLQAKAKRSNKHRQPQPSGDQSGQRAPGGGGGSAEHGDSGGTAAEQSRNSTLIALQETVKRKLESASSPMGRDQVNGFSDGFPPNKKACLDNGTANGSPLDSKLGISDALNSNGTHRPAGESTDSGRESVSDFHRKEMKQEPDDILPIMPPSGGGNNSLFPDLNLNEQEWTELMEELNCSVAIEDIQDILNDGFEDRKDPLELAPTPGGAGAVGGGAGGAAGGGGGQSSQGLLPPDLVSVKSEFSPASVAFEQDSRTGSPHVRSTSSGPPPHPTSSPVASSSASSPALPPSQPAPPPRQLQPPPNHLLPPGPPVPKDLSPAQQLQQLAAQQQRAQHLHGQMQHKQPQPGAKFHNQGPHAHPPPWPQMANTSQSPLGGAFGMDKPTSPSLYPQDFNPSGQKQLLMPSQPNKVSPKAGAGSYMQGPTGHPNMLGHPTSGPPLSHAPAPGAQASAAMLSYNNTKPLSHFEAGPGPPRPPNTQSQNKAALLTLLRQQQIKQKNSMNFRQHIPHTQDQNTYPAPPHGPGPGNTMTSAPGNNAMTAQPGANAMAGSHGNGVYMSSQAAAVAALKQQQQQQHQQILEQQKQQQQYMQRQQLMAEQEKQRQQDQQLQRHLTRPPPQYQDQPGQPANQNPFPQPPVNQFTASSQPMGSVGSMGGPAPGSQRMFPQNQGMMGMNMGQGGGPAGGVAPPTAASQADISLSSCGGGGGGAGVDVQQVLYNNMNLHPSHPNHPAHPPQQPGLQRQPLGAMSASYRQNLLAQQQHLKTQPNAAMLKQQQLAAAAARMPGSMQNSMAANLPGSMPGSMQGPQSAAWQQQLANQPPSSNSGLPPNAFNNAANSFHLQQQTRIPKMAPGSAPFGANPSGRPMGGLNPGQQMMQTNMAAAQQRAQPNPQSLGQPMANQQQTQQQQANQNQAVLPDLAPFGQPQGNSRQGLQCNQGYQVSRTANQQQQQVSFGYNVASGSFAGESELVDSLLKGQSTQEWMADLDELLASHH